Proteins from a genomic interval of Terriglobales bacterium:
- a CDS encoding rhomboid family intramembrane serine protease, whose translation MIPLRDDAPRYATPYINYFLLALNSLIFLFEVSLPPGTRNGFIFEFGVVPARLTALIQGSPAVGLAPAVLSVLTSMFLHASWMHLIFNMWALYIFGDNIEDYLGHFRYLLFYLLTGVAASFVHVLFNPGSRVPSVGASGAIAGVMGAYFVLYPTARVLTLVPFLFVFFLWLPAWVVLGFWFLAQFLSGAATSIAYSSQTSGGIAFWAHVGGFLAGVGLIKLFPSRPRRYRYFRW comes from the coding sequence ATGATTCCCCTTCGCGACGATGCGCCACGTTATGCCACACCTTACATCAACTACTTTCTTTTAGCTCTGAACAGTCTCATCTTCCTCTTTGAAGTATCTTTGCCTCCGGGCACGCGAAATGGGTTCATCTTTGAATTTGGAGTGGTTCCGGCTCGCCTGACGGCTTTGATTCAAGGAAGTCCAGCGGTAGGGTTGGCGCCGGCGGTGCTCTCGGTTCTCACCTCCATGTTCCTGCACGCCTCGTGGATGCACCTCATCTTCAATATGTGGGCGCTCTACATCTTTGGCGACAACATCGAAGATTATCTCGGTCACTTTCGCTACTTGCTGTTTTATCTGCTGACCGGAGTTGCGGCATCGTTCGTGCACGTGTTGTTCAATCCCGGATCACGGGTTCCCAGCGTAGGCGCGAGCGGGGCGATTGCCGGAGTCATGGGCGCCTATTTCGTGTTGTATCCAACAGCGCGCGTGCTGACGCTGGTTCCCTTCCTGTTCGTATTTTTTCTCTGGCTGCCGGCCTGGGTCGTGCTGGGATTCTGGTTTCTAGCGCAATTCCTGAGTGGCGCTGCAACTTCCATCGCTTATTCCAGTCAGACGTCCGGAGGCATCGCGTTCTGGGCGCATGTTGGTGGTTTCCTGGCAGGAGTTGGCCTGATCAAACTCTTCCCTTCTCGTCCGCGGCGTTATCGCTACTTCCGCTGGTAA
- the truB gene encoding tRNA pseudouridine(55) synthase TruB yields MDGVLIINKPGGMTSHDVVNRVRRILGERSVGHLGTLDPMATGVLPLVFGRMTRLAQFYTTSAKTYEGQIRFGYATDTYDADGEPCGPAVTVKVTLEQARSVAARFQGVFRQLPPPFSAKKVQGVPAYKLARKQQPVSLEPVEVEVQEFEILELNADRAHFRAQVGSGTYMRSIAHEMGQILGVGAHLAELRRVALGEFHIEESSTLEQVEQCVKADRLEEILVHPRKLLPQFPSVTATEESAGRIRHGHAVNLPEMSRAPKVKVFAGQSELIAIATRVAGTLFHPKVVLAKGT; encoded by the coding sequence ATGGACGGAGTCCTGATTATCAACAAACCGGGCGGCATGACCTCGCACGATGTGGTCAACCGTGTGCGACGAATCCTGGGAGAACGCTCGGTGGGTCATTTGGGCACGCTCGATCCCATGGCAACAGGAGTGTTGCCATTGGTTTTCGGCCGCATGACCCGCCTCGCTCAGTTTTATACCACGTCGGCAAAAACCTATGAGGGCCAAATCCGCTTTGGATATGCCACGGACACTTATGACGCAGATGGAGAGCCTTGCGGGCCTGCCGTGACAGTTAAAGTGACACTTGAACAGGCACGGTCGGTGGCGGCGCGTTTTCAAGGTGTGTTTCGGCAGCTGCCGCCGCCATTCTCCGCGAAGAAGGTCCAGGGAGTCCCGGCCTACAAGCTGGCGCGCAAGCAGCAGCCGGTCTCGCTCGAGCCGGTCGAAGTCGAGGTGCAGGAATTCGAGATCCTGGAGCTAAACGCCGACCGGGCGCACTTCAGGGCGCAGGTGGGCTCGGGAACCTACATGCGCTCGATCGCCCACGAGATGGGACAAATCCTGGGCGTCGGCGCCCATCTTGCTGAGTTGCGGCGTGTCGCACTCGGCGAATTCCATATTGAAGAGTCCAGCACGCTGGAGCAAGTGGAACAGTGTGTAAAGGCTGACAGGCTGGAGGAGATTCTGGTCCATCCCCGAAAACTGTTGCCGCAGTTTCCGTCGGTCACTGCGACCGAAGAAAGTGCCGGCAGGATCCGCCACGGCCACGCCGTAAACCTGCCGGAGATGTCGCGAGCTCCAAAGGTGAAGGTGTTCGCAGGGCAGAGCGAGCTGATCGCTATTGCCACGCGCGTAGCGGGAACGTTGTTTCATCCCAAAGTCGTATTGGCAAAGGGAACATAA
- a CDS encoding rhodanese-like domain-containing protein — translation MPPQHTPRFLQIVEDAKKRVREWTVDEVKEKLDRGEKFTLVDVREESEFAKDHLPGAIHMGKGVIERDVEAKVPDVNTPLVLYCGGGFRSALAADNLQKMGYKNVISMDGGIRVWREKGLPLTKG, via the coding sequence ATGCCCCCGCAGCACACTCCCCGTTTTCTTCAGATCGTAGAGGATGCCAAGAAACGAGTCCGCGAGTGGACCGTCGACGAGGTCAAGGAGAAACTGGATCGCGGCGAGAAGTTCACTTTGGTGGATGTCCGTGAGGAAAGTGAATTTGCCAAGGATCACCTGCCCGGCGCCATTCATATGGGCAAAGGCGTGATCGAGCGCGATGTGGAAGCCAAAGTTCCCGACGTCAACACGCCCCTGGTCCTCTATTGCGGGGGCGGCTTCCGCTCCGCGCTGGCGGCCGACAATCTGCAGAAAATGGGCTACAAGAACGTAATCTCTATGGACGGCGGAATCCGTGTGTGGCGTGAGAAGGGCCTGCCGCTGACCAAAGGCTAA
- a CDS encoding bifunctional nuclease family protein, whose amino-acid sequence MEVEMKIRGLMMDPVTNMPVVILKDVGGDAVLPIWVGIYEANAIALEIEKIATPRPMTHDLLKNLLVGVDAQVRKVVVNDLRDDTFFAVIWLERNSGQIVSIDSRPSDALALALRVDCPIYVEDEVLKTSKVASSVSDKISSEELRKWLENLGEEDLGRYKM is encoded by the coding sequence ATGGAAGTCGAGATGAAAATTCGCGGGCTCATGATGGACCCGGTCACCAACATGCCAGTCGTCATCCTGAAAGACGTCGGAGGCGACGCGGTACTCCCCATCTGGGTGGGGATATATGAGGCTAACGCCATAGCCCTGGAAATTGAGAAGATCGCGACTCCTCGTCCCATGACCCACGACTTGCTCAAGAATCTGCTGGTAGGGGTGGACGCCCAGGTGCGCAAAGTGGTGGTCAACGATCTGCGAGATGACACGTTCTTCGCGGTGATCTGGCTGGAACGAAACAGTGGGCAGATCGTCAGCATCGACTCGCGTCCCTCGGACGCTCTTGCTTTGGCGCTACGCGTGGATTGCCCGATCTACGTTGAGGATGAGGTGCTGAAGACTTCGAAGGTGGCCAGCTCCGTCTCCGATAAGATTTCCAGTGAAGAGTTGCGAAAGTGGCTGGAGAATCTGGGCGAAGAGGATCTGGGACGATACAAGATGTAG
- the miaB gene encoding tRNA (N6-isopentenyl adenosine(37)-C2)-methylthiotransferase MiaB, whose amino-acid sequence MGAGSQKSFYLETFGCQMNVHDSEKVIGTLLAEGYQQVETVEEADLILYNTCSIRDKAEQRVFHRLADFRRLQEQGKKFGVLGCVAQQEGQKIFERAPHVSLVCGSASYRNLPQMLVQIEAGNSRVTGLDDRETDECFETEFTARSNPHRGYITIIEGCDKFCAYCVVPFTRGKERSRSSDSVLREARHMAEEGYSEIQLLGQNVNSYLDPAGKKSFADLLAAVGQVPGIRRVRFTTSHPRDFTRDIVEAIDSVPTLCDHVHLPVQSGSNRVLDAMQRLYTREQYLERISWMKQAKRGISITTDIIVGFPGETPDDFEQTIWLLGEAQYDGVFAFKYSPRPNTPALKFADSIADEEKGRRLQILLDQQRQIQAANNQRHRDEVTEVMVEGRNPARKQWNGRTSQNKVLNFTAPEAVSLLPGSYVQVRVTNCFPNSLAGELVEEERGPIEPARSLPV is encoded by the coding sequence ATGGGGGCGGGATCTCAAAAGAGCTTCTACCTGGAAACCTTCGGTTGCCAGATGAACGTGCATGACTCGGAGAAGGTCATCGGCACGCTCCTGGCGGAAGGTTATCAGCAGGTAGAGACGGTCGAAGAAGCCGACCTGATTCTCTACAACACCTGCTCCATTCGCGATAAGGCGGAGCAGAGAGTCTTCCATCGTCTGGCTGATTTCCGCAGACTGCAGGAGCAAGGAAAGAAGTTCGGAGTGCTCGGTTGCGTGGCCCAGCAGGAAGGCCAGAAAATATTTGAGCGCGCGCCGCACGTGTCGCTGGTGTGTGGGTCGGCATCGTACCGAAATCTGCCGCAAATGCTGGTGCAGATCGAGGCAGGGAACAGCCGCGTAACCGGATTGGACGACCGCGAGACCGACGAGTGCTTTGAAACCGAGTTTACCGCGCGCAGCAATCCGCATCGCGGCTACATAACCATCATCGAGGGCTGCGATAAGTTCTGCGCTTATTGCGTGGTTCCTTTCACACGCGGCAAGGAGCGCAGCCGTAGCTCGGATTCGGTCTTGCGGGAAGCTCGGCACATGGCGGAGGAGGGCTATAGCGAGATTCAGCTCCTCGGGCAAAATGTGAATTCCTACCTGGATCCTGCTGGAAAAAAGAGCTTTGCGGACCTGCTTGCCGCAGTTGGACAGGTCCCAGGCATTCGCCGTGTCCGCTTTACCACCTCCCATCCGCGCGATTTCACCCGCGACATCGTGGAAGCCATCGATTCCGTTCCCACGCTATGCGATCACGTCCATCTGCCGGTGCAGAGCGGCTCAAATCGAGTGCTGGATGCCATGCAGCGCCTTTATACACGCGAGCAGTATCTAGAGCGCATCTCATGGATGAAGCAAGCGAAGCGGGGCATCAGCATTACTACGGACATCATCGTAGGCTTCCCCGGAGAGACGCCGGACGACTTTGAGCAGACGATCTGGCTGCTGGGAGAGGCGCAGTACGACGGCGTGTTCGCTTTCAAGTATTCACCCCGTCCCAACACGCCAGCGTTGAAGTTCGCCGACAGCATCGCCGATGAGGAGAAGGGCAGGCGTTTGCAGATTCTTCTCGACCAGCAACGGCAGATACAGGCGGCAAATAACCAGCGTCACCGCGACGAGGTCACCGAAGTGATGGTTGAAGGCCGCAATCCAGCCCGTAAACAGTGGAATGGGCGGACTTCCCAGAATAAAGTGCTAAACTTCACCGCACCTGAGGCAGTTTCGCTTCTGCCGGGAAGCTATGTTCAGGTTCGGGTTACGAATTGCTTCCCCAATAGTCTGGCCGGGGAATTGGTTGAGGAGGAGAGGGGCCCCATCGAGCCCGCAAGAAGCCTGCCGGTATAA
- the pdxT gene encoding pyridoxal 5'-phosphate synthase glutaminase subunit PdxT: MKIGVLAIQGDFAAHRRRLEELGAEVVEVRKPEQLDEIDGLIIPGGESTTFLKVLGKAGFRKLQDFVQSRPTFGTCAGAIMLASRIENPSQQGLGALDVTVRRNAYGRQINSFIASGSAVAEMGAGGPLEMVFIRAPKFENIGREVEILARQGEDPVLVRQGKVMASTFHPELSDDPRVHAAFLSLVSNGHPEKAK, encoded by the coding sequence ATGAAGATTGGGGTGCTTGCCATACAGGGGGATTTCGCCGCCCATCGCCGCCGATTGGAGGAGCTCGGGGCTGAGGTCGTCGAAGTGCGCAAGCCGGAGCAGTTGGATGAGATCGATGGCCTGATTATCCCCGGAGGCGAATCCACTACCTTCCTTAAGGTGCTGGGAAAGGCCGGATTCCGAAAGCTGCAGGATTTTGTTCAGTCCAGGCCGACATTCGGGACCTGTGCGGGAGCGATCATGCTGGCCTCGCGGATTGAAAATCCCAGCCAGCAAGGCTTGGGTGCGCTCGACGTCACAGTGCGGCGCAACGCCTACGGGCGGCAGATCAACAGCTTTATCGCCAGCGGCTCGGCGGTTGCGGAGATGGGAGCCGGGGGTCCGCTGGAGATGGTTTTCATCCGCGCACCGAAATTTGAGAATATCGGCAGGGAAGTGGAGATACTTGCCCGCCAAGGCGAGGATCCGGTTCTTGTCCGCCAGGGCAAGGTCATGGCTTCAACCTTTCACCCCGAACTCAGCGATGATCCCCGTGTTCATGCTGCCTTTCTCAGCCTGGTAAGTAACGGGCACCCGGAAAAAGCGAAGTAG
- the pdxS gene encoding pyridoxal 5'-phosphate synthase lyase subunit PdxS: MSTNNGSSGLRLKVGLAEMLKGGVIMDVTTAEQAEIAERAGGVAVMALERVPAQIRAEGGVARMASPKKIKEIMETVSIPVMAKCRIGHFAEAQILQELGVDYVDESEVLTPADEANHVDKHAFTVPFVCGARNLGEALRRIAEGAAMIRTKGEAGTGDVVHAVKHMRQIIGEMKQLTVMGDDELYTAAKNLQAPYELVRMVAKNGKLPVPNFSAGGIATPADAALMMQLGAEAIFVGSGIFMKNSTEFADPEDAFKRARAIVLATTHFNDPKVLLEVSQDVPSSMKGLAVSTLTEGQLLQTRGW; the protein is encoded by the coding sequence ATGTCAACCAACAACGGAAGCAGCGGCCTTCGCCTGAAAGTGGGCCTGGCAGAAATGCTCAAGGGCGGAGTGATTATGGACGTCACTACCGCCGAACAGGCGGAAATTGCTGAACGCGCTGGCGGCGTAGCGGTGATGGCGCTAGAGCGTGTGCCCGCCCAGATTCGCGCCGAGGGCGGGGTGGCCCGGATGGCTTCTCCCAAGAAGATCAAAGAGATCATGGAGACGGTTTCGATTCCTGTGATGGCTAAGTGCCGCATCGGACACTTCGCCGAGGCGCAGATCCTCCAGGAACTGGGCGTCGATTACGTTGACGAATCCGAGGTGCTGACGCCGGCTGACGAAGCCAATCACGTGGATAAGCATGCCTTCACAGTTCCGTTCGTCTGCGGCGCCCGCAATCTTGGAGAGGCGCTGAGGCGGATCGCAGAGGGCGCGGCGATGATCCGGACCAAGGGTGAGGCTGGCACTGGGGACGTGGTGCACGCTGTAAAGCACATGCGGCAGATTATCGGTGAGATGAAACAGCTCACGGTGATGGGCGATGACGAGCTGTATACCGCGGCCAAGAATCTGCAAGCGCCCTATGAGCTGGTGCGGATGGTGGCCAAGAACGGGAAGCTGCCGGTCCCGAATTTTTCCGCGGGTGGAATTGCCACGCCTGCCGATGCGGCGCTGATGATGCAGCTTGGGGCGGAAGCAATCTTTGTCGGCTCGGGTATCTTCATGAAGAATTCCACCGAGTTTGCTGACCCTGAGGACGCGTTCAAGCGTGCCCGCGCCATCGTGCTGGCTACCACTCACTTCAATGACCCGAAAGTTCTGCTCGAGGTCAGCCAGGACGTGCCTTCCTCCATGAAGGGTCTGGCGGTCTCGACGCTGACAGAGGGACAGCTGCTGCAAACGCGGGGATGGTGA
- a CDS encoding PaaI family thioesterase produces the protein MAKSKTVHGHGTAQHNLPRNYCFACGKDNPDGLQLKFVLDEKARRFRCKFRLAHRYWGPPKHAHGGIVATVLDEAMGKVNKLRHVIALTSEMSVNYLKPVPLGKWLTAEGWEEKVVGREHYNLAEIRNGNGEVLAHSRGKFIAIDPQKMFAKYLAKRSEK, from the coding sequence ATGGCGAAGAGCAAGACGGTCCATGGGCATGGTACCGCCCAGCACAACCTGCCGCGCAACTACTGCTTTGCCTGCGGCAAAGACAATCCTGACGGCCTGCAGTTGAAATTTGTGCTCGACGAAAAGGCGCGGCGCTTTCGCTGCAAGTTCCGCCTGGCGCATCGCTATTGGGGTCCGCCGAAACATGCCCACGGTGGAATCGTCGCCACGGTTCTCGACGAAGCCATGGGCAAGGTGAATAAGCTGCGCCATGTGATCGCTCTGACCTCGGAGATGAGCGTGAACTACCTTAAGCCGGTACCGTTAGGGAAATGGCTGACGGCCGAAGGCTGGGAAGAAAAGGTCGTCGGCCGCGAGCACTACAATCTCGCAGAGATTCGCAACGGCAACGGGGAAGTGCTGGCACACAGCCGGGGGAAGTTCATTGCCATTGATCCGCAAAAGATGTTCGCGAAGTATCTCGCCAAGAGAAGTGAGAAGTAA
- a CDS encoding class I SAM-dependent methyltransferase, which yields METRKDSTAEVPLQDRCWEFDPNEREAWNRRYSQHPSMSFEPDPFLLEAYEQFVHPLHPKAGAALDIAGGMGRHAIWLAELRWNVSVVDISEVAFERAQKKADERGVNIDFLVRDLNTWSPDRKRYDLVLVFYYLQRDLFAALEAALKPGGLLIYASYTGEQLNYPTGPRNPLHLLKQNELLHAFPNLRTLFYRETIQEKAVAELVALKPK from the coding sequence ATGGAAACCAGAAAAGACTCAACCGCTGAGGTTCCTTTGCAGGATCGCTGCTGGGAGTTCGATCCCAACGAACGGGAAGCCTGGAACCGGCGCTACTCCCAGCATCCCTCCATGTCGTTTGAGCCGGACCCGTTCCTGCTCGAAGCCTATGAGCAGTTCGTGCACCCTCTGCATCCCAAGGCAGGCGCGGCACTGGACATTGCCGGAGGCATGGGAAGGCACGCCATCTGGCTGGCGGAGTTGCGCTGGAATGTCTCGGTGGTCGATATTTCCGAAGTTGCCTTTGAAAGGGCGCAGAAGAAAGCTGACGAGCGCGGGGTCAATATTGATTTTCTGGTCCGTGACCTAAACACCTGGAGCCCCGACCGCAAGCGCTACGACCTGGTTCTGGTCTTCTACTATTTGCAGCGTGATCTGTTTGCCGCTCTGGAAGCAGCGCTTAAACCCGGCGGCCTGCTGATCTATGCCAGCTATACGGGTGAGCAGCTTAACTATCCCACAGGACCACGCAATCCCTTGCATTTGCTGAAGCAAAATGAGCTGCTGCACGCCTTTCCCAATCTGCGGACCCTTTTTTACCGCGAGACAATTCAGGAGAAAGCGGTAGCGGAACTGGTGGCGCTGAAGCCGAAGTAA
- a CDS encoding radical SAM protein: MPELNTGSYHANNFLRAFRRWFVPYVQSRVMPDKFRPLLSYLFTEWKCNVDCHYCWAFNNKVKGMTEETAIRSIDWLKSVGCRVIAIMGGEPLLRRDMILKVVDYGTKNGFFVYLPTNGILMNEDFIDKVGDRGVAAINLAVDCVEEKPGLPKNFRRIEKNFKYLVQQQRKYGYMIVFNTNICRNNMDDVRVLTEIAHDNGISTDVHINEPPYIEQPHFQHLNDNVTYILPQDWPKVDELLDWLIEKNAQGYIMVNSKDHMRKMKDFMRGITYPWNCRAGHNSCVIRTDGSLAPCFPMYSAHTDWGKIWEPKFDFQQLDEMKKVCNSHCLSTCQYVLGYYYNNSNVVRWILKQGLHGWSGDQRPQLAEA, encoded by the coding sequence ATGCCGGAGTTAAACACTGGCAGTTATCACGCCAACAACTTTTTGCGCGCTTTTCGCCGCTGGTTTGTGCCCTACGTGCAGTCCCGTGTCATGCCGGACAAATTCCGGCCGCTGCTTTCCTATCTGTTTACTGAGTGGAAATGTAACGTCGACTGCCATTACTGCTGGGCTTTCAACAACAAAGTCAAAGGAATGACCGAAGAGACTGCCATCCGCTCGATTGACTGGCTCAAGTCGGTTGGTTGCCGGGTCATAGCCATCATGGGCGGCGAACCCCTATTGCGCCGCGACATGATTCTCAAGGTTGTCGACTACGGCACCAAGAACGGCTTTTTTGTCTATTTGCCGACGAATGGCATCCTCATGAACGAGGACTTCATCGACAAAGTCGGGGACCGCGGTGTCGCGGCAATCAATCTCGCCGTAGATTGCGTCGAGGAAAAGCCCGGGCTGCCGAAGAATTTTCGCCGCATCGAGAAGAACTTCAAATACCTGGTGCAGCAGCAGCGCAAGTACGGCTACATGATCGTCTTCAACACCAATATCTGCCGCAATAACATGGACGACGTGCGCGTGCTCACCGAAATTGCGCATGACAACGGCATCTCCACCGACGTCCACATCAACGAGCCTCCCTATATCGAGCAGCCGCACTTCCAGCACCTGAATGACAATGTCACCTACATCCTTCCGCAGGATTGGCCCAAGGTGGATGAGTTGCTCGATTGGCTGATCGAGAAGAACGCCCAAGGCTACATCATGGTCAATTCCAAGGATCACATGCGCAAGATGAAGGACTTCATGCGTGGCATCACTTATCCTTGGAATTGCCGCGCTGGACACAATTCCTGCGTCATTCGCACCGATGGCTCGCTTGCCCCTTGCTTCCCGATGTATTCGGCTCATACCGACTGGGGCAAGATTTGGGAACCCAAGTTCGATTTCCAGCAACTGGACGAGATGAAGAAGGTATGCAACTCGCACTGCCTCTCTACCTGCCAGTATGTGCTCGGCTACTACTACAACAATTCCAACGTAGTCCGCTGGATCCTCAAGCAGGGCCTGCACGGCTGGAGTGGGGATCAGCGTCCACAACTGGCCGAAGCCTAG
- a CDS encoding di-heme oxidoredictase family protein, which produces MLQSNLLRVASAVFLTLALGAFSLLVSQSPHQSAQEAPTGFTTPTYEDGPGTRSVSNGMPEPAGDSFAEDQATFEEQEGFEKGLGPVFNAQACVACHQNPVTGGTSQVSELRVGHKDGSGNFVNPTVTINNGQSQISGRSLINDRSICAEAQERTPNSETLRTFRMSLNTLGDGFVEAVDSNVLIGISLSQRVITRGQIAGEVIQVPVLEAPVTTRVGRFGWKNQHASLLSFASDAYLNEQGITNRLNPTDTTSVCKTTSDPEDTPDSNGMEDIDRFATFMRATQAPPVDAALAATPDAQAGSKLFDQVGCNTCHVRTLITSPAGTAINGGTFTVPPALGSKMFHPFSDFLLHDVGTGDGIVQNGPADTANKFRTAPLWGLRTHDRLMHDGGSLTRSDAILRHAGEASGVINNYRGLSPHQKNQLLTFLDSL; this is translated from the coding sequence ATGTTGCAGTCGAATCTATTGCGGGTGGCGAGTGCAGTGTTTCTGACGCTCGCGCTCGGTGCATTTAGTCTGCTCGTTAGCCAAAGTCCTCACCAATCTGCCCAGGAAGCCCCGACAGGCTTCACTACTCCCACCTATGAGGATGGTCCTGGCACCAGAAGTGTCAGCAACGGCATGCCAGAACCCGCAGGAGACAGTTTTGCTGAAGACCAGGCCACATTCGAAGAGCAGGAAGGATTCGAAAAAGGGCTCGGGCCGGTATTCAACGCCCAAGCTTGTGTCGCCTGCCACCAGAACCCCGTGACTGGCGGAACCAGCCAGGTGTCTGAACTGCGTGTAGGGCACAAGGATGGGTCGGGAAATTTCGTAAATCCAACGGTTACGATCAACAACGGCCAATCGCAAATCTCTGGTCGCTCCCTCATCAATGACCGCTCGATTTGTGCCGAAGCACAGGAGCGCACACCCAACAGCGAGACTCTCCGCACCTTCCGCATGTCGCTGAATACCCTGGGCGATGGCTTCGTGGAAGCGGTGGACAGCAACGTGCTGATCGGTATTTCACTCAGCCAGCGGGTAATCACTCGGGGACAGATCGCTGGCGAGGTGATCCAGGTTCCGGTTCTGGAAGCTCCTGTGACCACTCGTGTGGGGCGCTTTGGCTGGAAAAATCAACACGCCAGTCTCCTTTCTTTTGCCAGCGATGCTTATCTGAACGAGCAAGGCATTACCAATCGCTTGAATCCAACCGATACGACCTCGGTGTGCAAGACGACCTCTGATCCCGAGGACACACCTGACAGCAACGGCATGGAGGATATCGACCGTTTTGCTACCTTTATGCGAGCCACGCAGGCACCGCCGGTGGATGCGGCACTGGCAGCCACTCCCGATGCCCAGGCAGGATCGAAGTTGTTTGACCAGGTCGGCTGCAACACTTGTCATGTGCGCACGCTGATCACGTCGCCGGCGGGCACCGCGATCAACGGCGGGACGTTCACCGTGCCGCCCGCCCTGGGCAGCAAGATGTTCCATCCCTTCAGCGATTTCCTGCTGCACGACGTGGGAACGGGCGACGGGATCGTACAAAACGGTCCGGCTGACACGGCGAACAAATTCCGTACGGCGCCGTTGTGGGGTCTGCGCACGCACGATCGCCTGATGCACGACGGGGGATCGTTAACCCGGAGTGACGCGATTCTACGCCACGCTGGGGAGGCATCGGGCGTGATTAATAACTATCGTGGGCTCTCTCCCCACCAGAAGAACCAGTTGCTTACGTTTCTTGATTCCTTATGA
- the coxB gene encoding cytochrome c oxidase subunit II, with amino-acid sequence MGLALLLVIWAITFASSYFFAAHTWWLPPLASATGGAIDAQFNRTFVAMGIVFIAAQVGLGLFVWKYRDQSGTKVEYSHGNTRLEVIWTALTALLFLGLAAVGAQIWAAERFVPAEPGAFQVEVTGMQFAWYFRYPGKDAKYGRTLAENIDPSAGSEAAIGLDTTDPAAKDDVVTSVMVVPVNHQIDLTLRSVDVIHSFFVPAMRFKQDAVPGLMIHMHLTPAKEGDYEVACAELCGLGHYKMRAMMRVVSQSEFDNWMAQRIAEKQ; translated from the coding sequence ATGGGCCTTGCGCTCCTGCTCGTGATTTGGGCTATTACCTTCGCTAGTTCCTACTTTTTTGCTGCACACACGTGGTGGCTCCCGCCACTGGCTTCGGCGACCGGGGGCGCAATTGACGCACAGTTCAATCGCACCTTCGTCGCGATGGGCATTGTGTTCATAGCTGCTCAAGTGGGGTTGGGACTGTTCGTCTGGAAGTACCGTGACCAAAGCGGCACCAAGGTCGAGTACTCCCATGGCAATACCCGCCTGGAAGTCATCTGGACCGCGCTGACGGCGCTGCTATTTCTTGGTCTGGCGGCGGTTGGTGCGCAGATATGGGCAGCGGAGCGCTTTGTGCCGGCTGAGCCTGGTGCGTTCCAGGTGGAAGTCACCGGCATGCAGTTTGCCTGGTATTTCCGCTATCCCGGCAAGGACGCCAAGTACGGGCGCACGCTGGCCGAGAACATCGATCCCTCCGCGGGCTCTGAAGCAGCCATTGGCCTTGATACGACAGATCCGGCCGCCAAGGACGACGTCGTCACCAGCGTTATGGTAGTGCCGGTCAACCACCAGATCGATCTTACGCTTCGTTCCGTGGACGTGATTCACAGCTTTTTTGTCCCCGCCATGCGCTTCAAGCAGGACGCCGTTCCCGGCCTGATGATCCACATGCACCTCACGCCTGCCAAAGAAGGCGACTATGAGGTCGCCTGCGCCGAGCTTTGCGGCCTCGGTCACTACAAGATGCGCGCCATGATGCGCGTCGTCAGTCAATCGGAATTCGACAACTGGATGGCACAACGGATCGCGGAGAAGCAATAA